The Fimbriimonadaceae bacterium nucleotide sequence CCTTGTTCTAAAGAGATATCGAGCGCGGGGGCCCACAACCAGCGAGGTTGGGTAACGGCTAAGGTCGTCCCGAACGGTCACATCTGGCTAGAAGAACTTATCGAGATGATCGAGGCTTCCGCCTCCTGTGCGCTGTTCCCGGTCCTAAAGCGTCCTGACGAAAAGTGGGTCACCGAAACGGCTTATCAAAACCCTAGGTTTGTCGAGGACATGGTGCGAGAGGTGGCCCTGAGGTTCGATAGCGACGATCGGATTTTGCGGTACGAGGTCGAAGTGGAAAATGAGGAGTCGATCCACGCCCACAACGCCTACGCGTACCTGGCCCGTTCCAAGTGACCTGACAGAAATGGGATCCATGTGCCAAAATCCCCCCGGAGCAACCCCGGCGTGGCAATCGACACCAGCGACTTCAAAAATGGCATCGCTCTCTATATGGATGGAGAGCCGTATCAGATCATAGAGTTTCAACACGTTAAGCCGGGCAAAGGCGGAGCCTTTGTTCGCACAAAGCTTAAGCGACTAAAGACCGGCAATACGCTGGAGCGGACCTTCCGCTCCGGCGAGAAGTTCGATCCCTGCTTCCTCGAACGCAAAGACTTCCAGTTCCTCTTCAAGACGGGCACGGAGATCACGCTCATGGATATGGACTCTTATGAGCAGATCGGTGTCGAGGAATCCCGCATCGGCGACGGAGCCCGTTTCCTGAAGGAGGAAGCGGGAGTGACCGCCCTCGTCGCGGACGGTGAGACGCTCGGCTACGAGCTTCCAAACTTTGTCGAGCTCCAAGTGACCGAGGCCGAGCCGGGCGTCCGGGGGGACACGGCGAGCGGCGGCGTCACCAAAGGCGCCACGGTCGAGACCGGCGCGGACGTCCAAGTGCCCATGCATATCGCCGTCGGCGACGTGATCAAGATCGATACGCGAACCGGTGAGTACCTGG carries:
- the efp gene encoding elongation factor P; translated protein: MDGEPYQIIEFQHVKPGKGGAFVRTKLKRLKTGNTLERTFRSGEKFDPCFLERKDFQFLFKTGTEITLMDMDSYEQIGVEESRIGDGARFLKEEAGVTALVADGETLGYELPNFVELQVTEAEPGVRGDTASGGVTKGATVETGADVQVPMHIAVGDVIKIDTRTGEYLERVSRK